The Streptomyces sp. NBC_00440 genome contains a region encoding:
- the pgi gene encoding glucose-6-phosphate isomerase, whose translation MNAEGRTRLNQMPEWTALGKHREQLGDTRLRELFDRDPERGRTYTLRAGDLYLDYSKHLVTGETLGLLRELADAAGVAGLRDAMFRGEKINTTEDRAVLHTALRAPRGAVVEVDGENVVPAVHAVLDKMAAFSDKVRSGEWTGHTGKRIRTVVNIGIGGSDLGPAMAYEALRSFTDRNLQFRFVSNVDGADLHEAVRDLDPAETLFIIASKTFTTIETITNATSARNWLLTNLRADQDAVAKHFVALSTNAEKVADFGIDTANMFEFWDWVGGRYSYDSAIGLSLMIAIGPERFREMLDGFHQIDEHFRTAPAEENIPLLLGLLGVWYGAFFDAQSHAVLPYSHYLSKFTAYLQQLDMESNGKSVDRDGNPVDWQTGPVVWGTPGTNGQHAYYQLLHQGTKVVPADFIGFAKPVDDLTAGLEGQHDLLMANFIAQTQALAFGKTPDEVRAEGVAEELVPHKTFRGNHPTSTILADALTPSVLGQLIALYEHKVFVQGAIWNIDSFDQWGVELGKVLAKKIESVITGGKGGADLDSSTATLVDTYRALRAKQ comes from the coding sequence ATGAACGCAGAAGGCCGTACCAGGCTCAACCAGATGCCCGAGTGGACAGCTCTGGGCAAGCACCGGGAGCAGCTGGGCGACACGCGTCTGCGGGAGCTGTTCGACAGGGATCCGGAGCGAGGGCGCACCTACACCCTCCGGGCGGGCGACCTGTATCTCGACTACTCCAAGCACCTGGTGACCGGCGAGACGCTCGGCCTGCTGCGCGAGCTGGCCGACGCCGCCGGGGTGGCCGGGCTGCGTGACGCGATGTTCCGCGGCGAGAAGATCAACACCACTGAGGACCGCGCGGTGCTGCACACCGCGCTCCGCGCCCCGCGCGGCGCGGTGGTCGAGGTGGACGGCGAGAACGTGGTGCCCGCCGTGCACGCCGTGCTCGACAAGATGGCGGCCTTCTCCGACAAGGTCAGGTCGGGGGAGTGGACCGGCCACACCGGCAAGCGCATCAGGACCGTCGTCAACATCGGCATCGGCGGCTCGGACCTGGGCCCCGCGATGGCGTACGAGGCGCTGCGCTCCTTCACCGACCGCAACCTCCAGTTCCGCTTCGTCTCGAACGTCGACGGGGCCGATCTGCACGAGGCCGTAAGGGACTTGGACCCGGCGGAGACGCTTTTCATCATCGCCTCCAAGACCTTCACCACCATCGAGACCATCACCAACGCGACCTCCGCGCGCAACTGGCTGCTGACGAATCTGAGGGCCGATCAGGACGCGGTGGCCAAGCACTTCGTGGCGCTGTCGACGAACGCGGAGAAGGTCGCGGACTTCGGTATCGACACGGCCAACATGTTCGAGTTCTGGGACTGGGTCGGCGGGCGGTACTCGTACGACTCGGCGATCGGCCTCTCGCTGATGATCGCGATCGGCCCGGAGCGCTTCCGGGAGATGCTCGACGGTTTCCACCAGATCGACGAGCACTTCCGCACCGCGCCGGCCGAGGAGAACATCCCGCTCCTGCTGGGCCTGCTGGGCGTCTGGTACGGCGCGTTCTTCGACGCCCAGTCGCACGCGGTCCTGCCGTACTCGCACTACCTCTCCAAGTTCACCGCGTACCTCCAGCAGCTGGACATGGAGTCCAACGGCAAGTCCGTCGACCGTGACGGCAATCCGGTCGACTGGCAGACGGGGCCCGTGGTCTGGGGGACGCCGGGCACCAACGGCCAGCACGCGTACTACCAGTTGCTGCACCAGGGCACCAAGGTCGTCCCGGCGGACTTCATCGGCTTCGCCAAGCCCGTCGACGACCTGACGGCGGGTCTGGAAGGCCAGCACGACCTCCTGATGGCGAACTTCATCGCCCAGACCCAGGCCCTGGCCTTCGGCAAGACACCCGACGAGGTACGGGCCGAGGGCGTCGCCGAGGAGCTGGTCCCGCACAAGACGTTCCGCGGCAACCACCCGACGTCCACGATCCTCGCCGATGCGCTCACCCCGTCGGTCCTGGGCCAGCTGATCGCGCTCTACGAGCACAAGGTCTTCGTCCAGGGCGCGATCTGGAACATCGACTCCTTCGACCAGTGGGGCGTCGAGCTCGGCAAGGTGCTCGCCAAGAAGATCGAGTCCGTCATCACCGGCGGCAAGGGCGGCGCTGACCTGGACAGCTCCACCGCCACGCTGGTCGACACCTACCGCGCGCTGCGGGCCAAGCAGTAG
- a CDS encoding RNA polymerase-binding protein RbpA, translating into MASGNAIRGSRVGAGPMGEAERGESAPRLRISFWCSNGHETQPSFAHDAQVPETWDCPRCGFPAGQDSDNPPDPPRTEPYKTHLAYVRERRSDEDGEAILAEALAKLRGEI; encoded by the coding sequence GTGGCAAGTGGCAACGCGATCCGGGGAAGCCGGGTCGGAGCGGGGCCGATGGGGGAGGCCGAGCGGGGCGAGTCCGCACCGCGCCTCCGCATCTCCTTCTGGTGCTCGAACGGGCACGAGACGCAGCCGAGCTTCGCCCACGATGCGCAGGTTCCGGAGACCTGGGACTGCCCGCGCTGTGGGTTCCCGGCCGGTCAGGACAGCGACAACCCCCCGGACCCGCCGCGCACCGAGCCGTACAAGACGCACCTCGCCTACGTGCGCGAGCGGCGCAGTGACGAGGACGGCGAGGCGATCCTCGCCGAGGCCCTCGCGAAACTGCGGGGCGAGATCTGA
- a CDS encoding phosphoglycerate kinase, whose amino-acid sequence MKTIDELLAEGVAGKRVFVRADLNVPLSGTTITDDGRIRAVQPTVAKLAEAGARVVVASHLGRPKGAPDPAFSLAPAAARLGELLSADVAFATDTVGDSAKATVAALKDGQVAVIENLRFNAGETSKDDAERGAFADRLAELADVYVGDGFGAVHRKHASVYDLPARLPHAAGYLIATEVAVLKKLTSDVKRPYAVVLGGAKVSDKLGVIDHLLDRADRILIGGGMAYTFLKAQGHEVGSSLLQEDQIPVVREYLERAKAKGVEFVLPVDVVVSAEFPDLKAKEPTHPETVPADAIPAGRMGLDNGPETNKLYASKLADAATVFWNGPMGVFEHPDYADGTRAVAQALLDSQAFTVVGGGDSAAAVRILGFDENKFGHISTGGGASLEYLEGKTLPGLAALEN is encoded by the coding sequence ATGAAGACCATCGACGAACTTCTCGCCGAAGGGGTCGCGGGCAAGCGGGTATTCGTCCGCGCCGACCTCAATGTGCCGCTCTCCGGCACCACCATCACCGACGACGGCCGGATCCGTGCCGTCCAGCCGACGGTGGCCAAGCTCGCGGAGGCCGGCGCCCGTGTCGTCGTCGCCTCGCACCTCGGCCGCCCGAAGGGCGCCCCGGACCCGGCGTTCTCGCTCGCGCCCGCGGCGGCGCGCCTCGGTGAACTCCTCAGCGCCGACGTCGCGTTCGCGACCGACACGGTCGGCGATTCCGCCAAAGCCACCGTCGCCGCTCTCAAGGACGGCCAGGTCGCCGTCATCGAGAACCTCCGCTTCAACGCCGGTGAGACCTCGAAGGACGACGCCGAGCGCGGCGCCTTCGCCGACCGGCTCGCCGAGCTGGCCGATGTCTACGTCGGCGACGGCTTCGGCGCCGTGCACCGCAAGCACGCCTCGGTCTACGACCTCCCGGCCCGCCTGCCGCACGCCGCCGGCTACCTCATCGCCACCGAGGTCGCCGTCCTGAAGAAGCTGACGTCCGACGTCAAGCGCCCGTACGCCGTGGTCCTCGGCGGCGCCAAGGTCTCCGACAAGCTCGGCGTCATCGACCACCTGCTCGACCGGGCCGACCGCATCCTCATCGGCGGCGGCATGGCGTACACCTTCCTCAAGGCCCAGGGCCACGAGGTCGGCAGCTCCCTCCTCCAGGAGGACCAGATCCCGGTGGTCCGCGAATACCTGGAGCGCGCCAAGGCCAAGGGCGTGGAGTTCGTGCTCCCGGTCGACGTCGTGGTCTCCGCGGAGTTCCCCGACCTCAAGGCCAAGGAGCCGACGCACCCCGAAACCGTTCCCGCGGACGCGATCCCGGCCGGGCGGATGGGTCTGGACAACGGCCCCGAGACCAACAAGCTCTACGCATCGAAGCTCGCCGACGCGGCCACCGTCTTCTGGAACGGCCCGATGGGCGTCTTCGAGCACCCCGACTACGCCGACGGCACCCGCGCCGTCGCGCAGGCGCTCCTCGACAGCCAGGCCTTCACGGTCGTCGGAGGCGGTGACTCCGCCGCCGCGGTCCGCATCCTGGGCTTCGACGAGAACAAGTTCGGACACATCTCGACCGGTGGCGGTGCCAGCCTCGAATACCTTGAGGGCAAGACGCTTCCCGGCCTCGCCGCACTGGAGAACTGA
- the pgl gene encoding 6-phosphogluconolactonase, producing the protein MSAPQLVVHRDKELMAQAAAARLITKIVDAQAARGSASVVLTGGRNGNGLLAALAEAPARDAVDWSRIDLWWGDERFLPEGDPERNVTQARAALLDSVDVAPERVHAMAASDGPYGSDVEAAAASYAAELAAAAGPEDHGDVPSFDVLMLGVGPDAHVASLFPELPAVRETVRTVVGVHGAPKPPPVRLSLTLPAIRAAREVWLLAAGEDKAGAAALALSGAGEVQAPAAGARGRSRTLWLLDTAAASQLPPQLYAPATA; encoded by the coding sequence GTGAGTGCGCCGCAGCTCGTCGTCCACCGCGACAAGGAGCTGATGGCCCAGGCCGCGGCGGCCCGGCTGATCACGAAGATCGTGGACGCCCAGGCCGCCCGCGGCTCCGCTTCGGTGGTGCTCACCGGCGGGCGCAACGGCAACGGGCTGCTCGCGGCCCTCGCCGAGGCGCCCGCGCGGGACGCCGTCGACTGGTCGCGGATCGACCTGTGGTGGGGCGACGAGCGCTTCCTGCCGGAGGGCGACCCCGAGCGGAACGTCACCCAGGCGCGGGCCGCGCTGCTCGACTCGGTGGACGTGGCCCCCGAGCGGGTGCACGCCATGGCCGCTTCGGACGGCCCGTACGGCAGCGACGTGGAGGCGGCCGCCGCTTCGTACGCGGCGGAGCTGGCCGCGGCGGCGGGTCCTGAGGACCACGGCGACGTGCCGTCGTTCGACGTGCTGATGCTGGGGGTGGGCCCGGACGCGCATGTGGCCTCGCTCTTCCCCGAGCTCCCGGCCGTACGGGAGACCGTACGCACCGTCGTGGGCGTGCACGGTGCGCCCAAGCCGCCGCCGGTGCGGCTGTCGCTGACGCTGCCCGCGATCCGGGCCGCACGTGAGGTGTGGCTGCTCGCGGCGGGCGAGGACAAGGCGGGGGCCGCGGCTCTCGCCCTCTCCGGGGCCGGTGAGGTCCAGGCCCCGGCAGCGGGCGCCCGGGGCCGCAGCAGGACGCTGTGGCTCCTCGACACGGCGGCCGCTTCGCAGCTGCCGCCGCAGCTCTACGCGCCGGCCACCGCCTGA
- the secG gene encoding preprotein translocase subunit SecG, whose protein sequence is MILGFSIALIVFSLLLMLLVLMHKGKGGGLSDMFGGGMQSSVGGSSVAERNLDRITVVLALLWFACIVVLGLLMKLKN, encoded by the coding sequence GTGATTCTGGGGTTCTCGATCGCCCTGATCGTCTTCAGCCTGCTGCTGATGCTGCTGGTGCTGATGCACAAGGGGAAGGGCGGCGGCCTCTCCGACATGTTCGGTGGCGGTATGCAGTCGTCCGTCGGTGGCTCCTCGGTCGCCGAGCGCAACCTCGACCGCATCACCGTGGTGCTGGCCCTGCTGTGGTTCGCGTGCATCGTCGTACTCGGCCTGCTGATGAAGCTGAAGAACTGA
- the tpiA gene encoding triose-phosphate isomerase produces MTNQSTRTPLMAGNWKMNLNHLEAIAHVQKLSFAITDKDYDAVEVAVLPPFVDLRSVQTLVDGDKIKIKYGAQDISAHDSGAYTGEISGPMLAKLKCAYVAVGHSERRQYHAETDEICNAKVKAAYRHGITPILCVGEGLDVRKAGQQVEYTLGQLDGGLKEIPADQAESIVIAYEPVWAIGTGEVATPEDAQEVCGAIRGRLAELYSQELADKVRIQYGGSVKSGNVAAIMAQPDVDGALIGGAALDADEFVKIVRFRDQ; encoded by the coding sequence ATGACAAATCAGAGCACCCGCACCCCGCTGATGGCGGGCAACTGGAAGATGAACCTCAACCACCTTGAGGCCATCGCGCACGTCCAGAAGCTCTCCTTCGCGATCACCGACAAGGACTACGACGCCGTCGAGGTAGCGGTCCTGCCGCCCTTCGTGGACCTGCGCTCCGTCCAGACACTCGTCGACGGCGACAAGATCAAGATCAAGTACGGCGCCCAGGACATCTCGGCGCACGACTCCGGCGCGTACACCGGTGAGATCTCCGGGCCGATGCTGGCCAAGCTCAAGTGCGCCTATGTGGCCGTCGGCCACAGCGAGCGCCGCCAGTACCACGCCGAGACCGACGAGATCTGCAACGCCAAGGTCAAGGCCGCCTACAGGCACGGCATCACCCCGATCCTCTGCGTCGGCGAGGGCCTGGACGTCCGCAAGGCCGGCCAGCAGGTCGAGTACACGCTGGGCCAGCTCGACGGCGGTCTCAAGGAGATCCCGGCCGACCAGGCCGAGTCGATCGTGATCGCGTACGAGCCGGTCTGGGCCATCGGCACCGGCGAGGTCGCCACCCCCGAGGACGCCCAGGAGGTCTGCGGGGCGATCCGCGGCCGGCTGGCCGAGCTGTACTCGCAGGAGCTGGCCGACAAGGTCCGCATCCAGTACGGCGGCTCCGTCAAGTCCGGGAACGTGGCCGCGATCATGGCGCAGCCCGATGTGGACGGTGCGCTGATCGGCGGCGCTGCCCTCGACGCCGACGAGTTCGTCAAGATCGTCCGGTTCCGCGACCAGTGA